GCCGTCCGACAGGAGGAAGCGCTGCTCGAGAGTGGCCGGGTCCTTCTGGAGCGAGCCCTTCACCACCATTCCGCCCAGGCGGTATGCCTTGCCCGCCGTCCTGTCGGTCGCGGCCGTGAGCTCGGAGGGCGTGACGAAGTACACGACCGACTGGCGGACTCCGGTCACCACGAGCCCGGCCAGGGCAAGCGCGATGACCGCCCCGCCGAGGAGGAACTTCCGGGGCCTCCGCATCATTTCAACTTGGGGCGGGAGCGCCTGCTGCCGCTCCCCCCCAACCCCCCCCACCAGCAGCCGTCTGCGTCCCGTCGTCCCCGCACCGCTGCGTCCCGCTCGATTCCTTCACGGGCTCACTTCCCCGCGCGCTCCGGAGTGCCCCTCGAGAGCCCGGATTCGCCGTTCTACCCACCACCAGTACCCGGCGAGGAGCACGGCCGCGGTGGCATACGCGGCGGCGACGAAGGCCCAGTGATTCATGGCGACGCGATTCGAACCTTGATTCGATCCTTGAGGATACTCCAGGAGCGCGCCCCCCACAAGGAAGCTGCGTCGCCGGGGCGGGCCACGCGACGCGCGCTCACGACCTCGGACGCGATTCCGAGTCCCCGGGAACGATGTCGAGGGCGAGGGCCTCGGCGCCCCGGAGGGTCCCGAGCGACGCCCGCACCCCGACCCGCGCCTCGGTCAGGAGCCGATGCAGGTCGTCGACGCTGGCGATCGGCTGGCCGTCGAACGCCACGATCACGTCGCCGTCCGCCAGGCCCGCCCGGCCGGCGGGGCTCCCGGCCTCTACCGACGTCACCCGGACGCCGCTCTCGACGGCGAGACCGTGGCGGCGCACCACCCGGCGGGAGAGCGGGACCGTCTGGCCGGCCACCCCGATGTAGCCGCGCCGGACCCGGCCATCTCGGATGAGACGGGCGGCCACGAAGGTCGCGGTGTCGATGGCGATGGCGAAGCAGAGCCCCTGGGCGGGCAGGATGACGGCCGTGTTGACACCGATCACCTCTCCGGCCGAGGTGACGAGGGGGCCGCCCGAGCTGCCGGGGTTGAGCGCCGCATCGGTCTGGATGACGTTGTCGATGAGCCGTCCCGAGCTCGAGCGGATGGTGCGCCCCAGGGCGCTCACCACGCCGGCGGTCACGGTGCACTGGAAGCCGTAGGGGTTCCCGATGGCCACGACGAGCTGCCCCACGCGAAGCCGCCCGGAGTCCCCCAGGCGCGCCGGGATGAGCTCTGGCGCCTGGATGCGGACCACGGCCAGGTCGGTTTCCGGATCGTCGCCGACCATCGCCGCCGGCAGCGCCCGGCCGTCACCCAGCGTGACCTGGATGTGCGCTGCGCCGTGAACGACGTGGCTCGCGGTCAGGACGAAGCCGTCGGGCGTGAAGACGAAGCCCGAGCCGGTGCCGCGCCTTCCGTCCGGCCCCGATGGGTCGGTCGCCCGGGACGGTCCCGGTCCCTTGGCCACCTCGATGTTCACGACGGAGGGGCTGACCCGTTCCGCCGCGCGGACGACGGCGCGCGAGTAGGCGTCGAGGAGCGAATCGTCGGCCGGGCTGGACACCGCGTCGCCGGGGCGCGAGCCCGGAGCCTCGATCGTGTCGTGCGTGACGGGCTGGAGCAAAGGCGCCATGGCTCAAGTATCCCACGCCTGTAAATCCCTCGGAGGGGGCCGCAGAGGCCCCTCCGATGACCTACTGCCAGGCGCGGGTCGCCGCCTCCGTTTCCAGCGTGAGCAGGCGATAGCGCCGGCTCAGGAGATAGGCGAAGGTGCAGAGGAAGGCCGCCACGTTGACCGCGAGCGCCACCAGCATCGCGCCGTCCATCGTGGGCGCCTGTGGG
The genomic region above belongs to Candidatus Methylomirabilota bacterium and contains:
- a CDS encoding cytochrome c maturation protein CcmE, encoding MMRRPRKFLLGGAVIALALAGLVVTGVRQSVVYFVTPSELTAATDRTAGKAYRLGGMVVKGSLQKDPATLEQRFLLSDG
- a CDS encoding trypsin-like peptidase domain-containing protein, producing MAPLLQPVTHDTIEAPGSRPGDAVSSPADDSLLDAYSRAVVRAAERVSPSVVNIEVAKGPGPSRATDPSGPDGRRGTGSGFVFTPDGFVLTASHVVHGAAHIQVTLGDGRALPAAMVGDDPETDLAVVRIQAPELIPARLGDSGRLRVGQLVVAIGNPYGFQCTVTAGVVSALGRTIRSSSGRLIDNVIQTDAALNPGSSGGPLVTSAGEVIGVNTAVILPAQGLCFAIAIDTATFVAARLIRDGRVRRGYIGVAGQTVPLSRRVVRRHGLAVESGVRVTSVEAGSPAGRAGLADGDVIVAFDGQPIASVDDLHRLLTEARVGVRASLGTLRGAEALALDIVPGDSESRPRS